TCTTCAACCATCAACATCAAACCGGGAATTGAAATAAAGTCAGGTTTGTGTGGGATTCAGTTTCGCTTGGAAGGATAGGCGTAAGTGGATTTCCATTGCCAAATTGAGGAAAAAAAGCGTTATGATATTGGCCAGAGGATTGAGCGTCGGGCGAAAGATAAAAATGGCGAGTTCAAGTCTGAAAAACTGACGTTAAATAAGCTTAGTTGGCGAAAATAGTGTTTGGGTCAATTGAAAGATTATCCTGTGCATAACGTATGGTGTTTTTAGGCTATCCTAAAATTTTAAGAAAAAGATGTCGTTAAATAAACAGATTTCATCTGTAATTTTAGTCCTATAGCTATAATCTTTGTAGCTGTAGGACTGTTTTTTTATATGAGAGCCTGAGCAGAAGATAATTCAGCAAGAAATCACGATTCTTTGTATTTACGTGACTCCGTTGTTCTATAGCGTGTCCGTATGTATTAACTCGTGCAATGATTCTTTTTTGAATGCTTTGGTTTAAATTCATGCAGTGTTCCACCGCTTTTTATATATGGAGGAAATTATGAGTTCAGACCTAAAAGATAAGAAAATGAAGATCATCGTAATGATTGGAAAAAGCAAGGACGTATCCCTGAAGCACTCAAGAAGGCCAATGTTGGAAGATTTAAGCTTGTTAAAGATGAATACGGAGTTTGGATTGAATCAGAAAAAAAATAAGCTTGTGCAGATGCTTACTTTATTAATCGACAAGAACTCATGCAGTTAAAGACACACTTATCACCGCAAACAATAGTACAAGAATTTTCTCCAAATTTTGTGCTTTTCATGCTTGCGATTATGTTTGCGGCAATCTTTATTTCTTCTTTTTGTATAGGTAGATATGATATTTCAATTTTACAAGTGATAAAAATATTTGCGTCTAAATTTTTATCAATTCAGCAGGATTGGCCTAATGCAATGGAGACTGTAATTTTCAAAGTTCGCATGCCTCGCATATTAGGAGCTTCACTCGTTGGAGCGGCTCTGGCAATGGCGGGAACAGCCTATCAGGGAATGTTTAAAAACCCTTTAGTTTCGCCGGACATTCTCGGAGCATCTTCAGGAGCGGGGCTTGGTGCAGCTTTGGCTATTTCTTTGTCCTTAGGAGTTTATGGAATACAACTGATGTCTTTTATTCTGGGATTTGCCGCTGTAATGTTAGCTTATGTTATCAGTTTGAAAGTTCCTAGAGACCGGACATTAGCTTTGGTTTTGACCGGTATATTAGTTGGAACTCTTTTCTCCTCTGGAACTTCTCTGCTGAAATATCTTGCTGATCCATATGACAAGCTGCCGACGATTACTTTCTGGCTCATGGGAAGTTTATCCACAACGTCTTTTAATGACGTTATGGTTGCCTTTTTTCCAATTCTTATCGGTTCGATTATTCTTTACATATTCAGATGGCGTATCAACGTAATGTCTCTTAGCGAGGATGAAGCAAGGTCTTTAGGGGTTGAAACAGGTAAACTCAGGCTTATCGCTATTATCAGCTCAACTTTGATGACCTCAGCTTCAGTTTCAATCAGCGGCCTGGTCGGATGGGTGGGCCTTCTTGTCCCTCACCTTGCCAGAATGTTGATCGGCCCGGATTTTCATACGCTCCTTCCTGCTTCGGGTATTATCGGAGCAGCCTATCT
The sequence above is drawn from the Maridesulfovibrio ferrireducens genome and encodes:
- a CDS encoding iron ABC transporter permease → MQLKTHLSPQTIVQEFSPNFVLFMLAIMFAAIFISSFCIGRYDISILQVIKIFASKFLSIQQDWPNAMETVIFKVRMPRILGASLVGAALAMAGTAYQGMFKNPLVSPDILGASSGAGLGAALAISLSLGVYGIQLMSFILGFAAVMLAYVISLKVPRDRTLALVLTGILVGTLFSSGTSLLKYLADPYDKLPTITFWLMGSLSTTSFNDVMVAFFPILIGSIILYIFRWRINVMSLSEDEARSLGVETGKLRLIAIISSTLMTSASVSISGLVGWVGLLVPHLARMLIGPDFHTLLPASGIIGAAYLVLVDNIARSSSSVEIPLGVLTSIIGAPFFLLLLSRQKGGWK